One Acidobacteriota bacterium genomic window carries:
- the nadA gene encoding quinolinate synthase NadA, whose protein sequence is MNDPDHYSLDACEAYAGTIRRIRELKATRRAVVLAHNYQRPEIFEVADFVGDSLELAQRAASARADVIVFCGVAFMAETAKILNPTRTVLLPDRNAGCTLAESVTAEALAARKADLLAIYPDLAVVTYVNTTAAVKAESDVCCTSANAVRIVEAIPSRHILFVPDQNLAAYVQRQTSKTILSWDGACYVHHQITPEQISAIRERAPGIEILAHPECRTDVLAMADAVLSTSGMARHARESKATQFLVVTECGLSDRLLMEVPDKQFLKACKLCAFMKMITLDGTLESLETMTHEIDLDEGVRLGAERALRRMFELGA, encoded by the coding sequence CTGAACGACCCCGACCACTACAGCCTCGACGCGTGCGAGGCGTACGCGGGGACGATCCGTCGCATCCGGGAGCTGAAGGCGACCCGGCGGGCCGTCGTCCTCGCGCACAATTACCAGCGTCCGGAGATCTTCGAGGTCGCGGACTTCGTGGGGGACTCCCTCGAGCTCGCGCAGCGGGCGGCGTCCGCCCGCGCCGACGTCATCGTCTTCTGCGGCGTCGCGTTCATGGCCGAGACCGCCAAGATACTCAACCCCACGCGCACCGTCCTTCTCCCAGATCGCAACGCCGGGTGCACGCTCGCGGAGAGCGTCACGGCCGAGGCGCTCGCGGCCCGCAAGGCCGATCTCCTGGCCATCTACCCGGATCTGGCCGTCGTCACCTACGTGAACACGACCGCCGCGGTGAAGGCGGAATCGGACGTCTGCTGCACGTCGGCCAACGCCGTCCGCATCGTGGAGGCCATCCCGTCCCGGCACATCCTCTTCGTTCCCGATCAGAATCTCGCCGCCTACGTCCAGCGGCAGACGTCGAAGACGATCCTGTCGTGGGACGGCGCCTGTTACGTCCACCACCAGATCACGCCGGAACAGATCTCCGCCATCCGGGAGCGCGCGCCGGGGATCGAGATCCTCGCCCACCCGGAGTGCCGCACCGACGTGCTGGCGATGGCCGACGCGGTCCTGAGCACCAGCGGCATGGCGCGCCACGCGCGCGAGTCGAAGGCCACGCAGTTCCTCGTCGTCACCGAGTGCGGGCTCTCCGATCGCCTGCTCATGGAGGTGCCCGACAAGCAGTTCCTGAAGGCGTGCAAGCTGTGCGCGTTCATGAAGATGATCACCCTCGACGGCACGCTCGAGTCCCTCGAGACGATGACCCACGAGATCGACCTCGACGAGGGCGTGCGGCTCGGCGCGGAGAGGGCGCTCCGCCGCATGTTCGAGCTCGGCGCCTGA
- a CDS encoding PKD domain-containing protein: MSSTRSRRGPLLHVIVWLVLAIAARPAAAATYRIPQDGDLVRKAAVVVRGVVEKVESSMDREGAIHTDATVTVARVLKGSRVASTIVVRQPGGRVGDRVDVVPGIGSLAPHEEVLLLLDRLPGGAYRLTDFALGKFHVGLAPDGSRFLRRDGLGEATVLGAAIDPDRDAVGFERFVGALATGPASSTTYVLDARQTDAGARIDFSLFIDPNNPAAARWNQFDTGTPVVYKDNATGDADPNHCPTGCHAQVAAGVEDWNGAPGAQVMLSYGGTDSTIGSKCFNQLVNQIQFNDPCGDMSPLNLSNCTGTLAIGGYAATSLGGASIVCSTDPNGPTSIPFLKITKGAIVINKGTGHCLSSCDLEDAVAHETGHTLGSGHSTVGQALMFAFLSSGRCGNLQPDDVDFAVCAYPQQNLTCNVSASPTTGRAPLPVVFNSHAVGGVAPYTFAWDFGDGGQDTAALPSHSYLAPGMFTAAVTVTDANSQTCLGSIPIDVQPCLAPVVTSVTPATKAAILKAVVVGTGFRNHAVVQIDSGGGFVSAPLTRFVTRKKVVGKDVAAIWPAGIQVMVRVLSPTGCPSNAVAVTR, translated from the coding sequence ATGAGCTCGACGAGATCGCGGCGCGGTCCCCTTCTCCACGTCATCGTCTGGCTCGTTCTCGCGATCGCGGCGCGACCCGCCGCGGCCGCCACCTATCGCATTCCCCAGGACGGCGATCTCGTCAGAAAAGCCGCGGTCGTCGTCCGCGGAGTCGTGGAGAAGGTCGAGAGCTCCATGGACCGCGAGGGAGCCATCCATACCGACGCGACGGTGACGGTCGCGCGCGTCCTCAAGGGCTCCCGCGTCGCGTCGACGATCGTCGTGCGCCAGCCGGGGGGACGAGTCGGGGATCGCGTGGATGTCGTCCCGGGCATCGGGTCGCTGGCCCCGCACGAGGAGGTGCTGCTCTTGCTCGATCGCCTGCCGGGCGGCGCGTACCGATTGACCGATTTCGCGCTGGGAAAGTTTCACGTCGGGCTCGCTCCCGACGGATCGAGATTCCTCCGTCGTGACGGCCTGGGTGAAGCCACGGTCCTGGGAGCCGCGATCGACCCCGACCGTGACGCCGTGGGGTTCGAGAGATTCGTCGGCGCGCTCGCCACCGGCCCGGCTTCCTCCACCACCTACGTTCTGGATGCCCGTCAGACCGATGCCGGCGCGCGCATCGATTTCTCCTTGTTCATCGATCCGAACAATCCGGCGGCGGCGCGGTGGAACCAGTTCGACACGGGCACGCCCGTCGTGTACAAGGACAACGCTACCGGAGACGCAGACCCGAACCACTGCCCCACCGGATGCCACGCCCAGGTCGCCGCGGGAGTCGAGGACTGGAACGGGGCTCCCGGCGCGCAGGTGATGCTCTCGTATGGCGGTACGGACAGCACCATCGGCTCCAAGTGCTTCAACCAGCTCGTCAACCAGATTCAATTCAACGATCCCTGCGGTGACATGTCGCCCCTCAATCTGAGTAATTGTACGGGAACGCTCGCCATCGGGGGCTACGCCGCCACAAGCCTCGGCGGCGCGAGCATCGTCTGCTCCACCGACCCGAACGGTCCCACGAGCATCCCTTTCCTGAAGATCACGAAAGGGGCGATCGTGATCAACAAGGGCACCGGCCACTGCCTCTCCTCCTGCGACTTGGAGGACGCGGTCGCGCACGAGACCGGGCACACCCTGGGCTCCGGCCACTCCACCGTCGGCCAAGCACTCATGTTCGCCTTCCTGAGCAGTGGCCGCTGCGGAAACCTGCAGCCCGACGACGTTGATTTCGCCGTCTGCGCCTACCCGCAGCAGAATCTCACCTGCAACGTTTCGGCGAGCCCGACGACGGGTCGGGCGCCGCTTCCGGTCGTGTTCAACTCGCACGCGGTCGGAGGCGTGGCGCCGTACACCTTCGCCTGGGATTTCGGGGACGGAGGCCAGGATACGGCGGCGCTCCCGAGCCACTCGTACCTGGCGCCGGGGATGTTCACCGCGGCGGTCACCGTGACAGACGCCAACTCGCAGACGTGCCTGGGATCGATCCCGATCGACGTCCAGCCGTGTCTGGCTCCCGTCGTCACGTCGGTGACGCCGGCGACGAAGGCCGCCATCCTCAAGGCGGTGGTCGTGGGCACGGGATTCCGGAATCACGCCGTCGTGCAGATCGACTCGGGCGGCGGCTTCGTGAGCGCGCCGCTGACGCGGTTCGTCACGAGGAAGAAGGTCGTGGGGAAGGACGTCGCCGCGATCTGGCCGGCGGGGATCCAGGTGATGGTGCGCGTGCTCAGCCCGACCGGCTGCCCGTCGAACGCCGTCGCCGTCACCCGCTGA
- a CDS encoding NUDIX hydrolase, whose translation MRPKHSHRRPRPARPLPEETPQVHPWVAVDVVVLTIEGRELRALLVKVKTGPAAGQWAFPGGLVALGESVEEAARRELEEKAGVTDIFLEQLYTFGDVDRNPIHRVVSVAYFALVPHEATRLRTGAKYAGIGWFPIGKLPPLAYDHRLVAETAKERLRSKLAYTNIAWSLLPESFTLAELQEVYEVILDRPIDRRNFRKKVLSLGLLKPLAGKRRGPHRPAQIYTFRSRAPFISDIL comes from the coding sequence TTGAGGCCGAAGCATTCCCACCGCCGACCCCGTCCCGCCCGCCCCCTCCCGGAGGAGACCCCGCAGGTCCATCCCTGGGTCGCCGTCGACGTCGTCGTTCTCACGATCGAGGGGCGGGAGCTGCGCGCCCTCCTGGTGAAGGTCAAGACCGGCCCGGCCGCGGGCCAGTGGGCGTTTCCGGGAGGCCTCGTCGCGCTCGGCGAATCCGTCGAGGAGGCGGCGCGGCGCGAGCTCGAGGAGAAGGCCGGCGTCACCGACATCTTCCTGGAGCAGCTCTACACCTTCGGCGACGTCGATCGAAATCCGATCCACCGGGTCGTCTCCGTCGCGTACTTCGCCCTCGTCCCGCACGAGGCGACGCGGCTCCGGACCGGAGCCAAGTACGCGGGCATCGGCTGGTTCCCGATCGGGAAACTCCCTCCTCTCGCCTACGATCACCGGCTCGTGGCGGAGACGGCCAAGGAGCGCCTGCGCTCGAAGCTCGCGTACACCAACATCGCGTGGAGCCTGCTTCCCGAGTCGTTCACGCTCGCGGAGCTGCAGGAGGTGTACGAGGTGATCCTCGACAGGCCGATCGACCGGAGAAACTTTCGAAAGAAGGTGCTCTCGCTCGGCCTTCTCAAGCCCCTCGCCGGCAAGCGTCGGGGGCCTCACCGCCCCGCCCAGATCTACACCTTCAGAAGCCGCGCGCCGTTCATCAGCGACATTCTCTGA